From a single Candidatus Binatia bacterium genomic region:
- the rpsR gene encoding 30S ribosomal protein S18 — protein sequence MSETTETTSTPAAPSAPVPSSRPSYGGGGGGGGSSGGDDRRSRGRSEDRFPARRRGGGRRKVCRFCAEKSIIIDYKDTKVLANFVTERGKIIPSRITGNCARHQRRLCSAIKRARASALLPFTLLRR from the coding sequence ATGTCGGAGACCACCGAGACTACGAGCACTCCCGCGGCGCCTTCTGCGCCCGTACCTTCGTCGCGCCCGTCCTACGGCGGCGGTGGTGGTGGTGGCGGTTCCAGCGGGGGCGATGACCGTCGCTCGCGCGGACGCTCTGAGGACCGGTTCCCGGCTCGCCGTCGCGGTGGCGGTCGCCGTAAGGTGTGCCGCTTCTGCGCCGAGAAGTCGATCATCATCGACTACAAGGACACGAAGGTCCTCGCGAACTTCGTGACCGAGCGCGGCAAGATCATTCCGAGCCGCATCACCGGGAACTGCGCGCGCCACCAGCGCCGCCTGTGCTCCGCCATCAAGCGGGCTCGCGCGTCTGCGCTTCTTCCCTTCACGCTGCTCCGCCGCTAG
- the rplI gene encoding 50S ribosomal protein L9: MEVILREDVEHLGAMGDVIKVKPGYGRNYLLPRGIAVVANRKNVTEIDHQKLLVEAKRETERKSALGIADKVEGLVLEVTARAGDEDKLYGSVTNIDIEKLLSAKGLSVDRRRIDLADPIKRLGTYRITVGIAHDVKATITLKVIQDQSADGAE; encoded by the coding sequence ATGGAAGTGATTCTCCGCGAGGACGTCGAGCATCTCGGCGCCATGGGCGATGTCATCAAGGTAAAGCCCGGCTACGGCCGCAACTACCTCCTGCCGCGTGGTATCGCGGTCGTGGCGAACCGCAAGAACGTCACCGAGATCGACCACCAGAAGCTGCTGGTCGAGGCCAAGCGCGAAACCGAGCGCAAGTCCGCTCTGGGCATCGCCGACAAGGTCGAAGGCTTGGTTCTCGAAGTCACGGCGCGTGCCGGCGACGAAGACAAGCTCTACGGCTCCGTCACGAACATCGACATCGAAAAGCTTCTGAGCGCCAAGGGCCTTTCGGTGGATCGTCGACGCATCGACCTGGCCGATCCGATCAAGCGCCTCGGGACCTATCGCATCACCGTCGGCATAGCCCACGACGTGAAAGCGACGATCACCTTGAAGGTGATCCAGGACCAGTCGGCCGACGGGGCCGAGTAG
- a CDS encoding pyridoxamine 5'-phosphate oxidase family protein has protein sequence MSTNRRGAIEMTDEERQAFLGQGKTIYLASNGEDGYPHLIAMWYAIDGDAVVMSTYRKSQKVRNLLRDPRCTLLLEEGPTYAELTGLFLRGRCEVIDDEATTLETLRKVGTRAGGSTPAGTKAEDSLRKRAKKRVTLVFRAEKTRSWDHRKLGGTY, from the coding sequence ATGAGCACGAACCGACGAGGTGCGATCGAGATGACCGACGAGGAGCGCCAGGCGTTCCTCGGCCAGGGAAAGACCATCTACCTCGCCTCGAACGGAGAGGACGGATACCCGCACCTCATCGCCATGTGGTACGCGATCGACGGCGACGCGGTCGTGATGTCGACCTACCGAAAGTCGCAGAAGGTCCGGAACCTGCTGCGCGACCCGCGGTGTACTCTCCTGCTCGAAGAGGGCCCCACGTACGCCGAACTCACCGGCCTGTTCCTCCGCGGCCGGTGCGAGGTCATCGACGACGAAGCGACGACCCTCGAGACACTCCGGAAGGTCGGAACGAGAGCCGGTGGATCTACACCAGCAGGGACCAAGGCCGAGGACAGCCTAAGGAAACGCGCGAAAAAGCGCGTCACCCTCGTCTTCCGCGCCGAGAAGACGCGGAGCTGGGATCACCGGAAGCTGGGCGGGACGTACTAA
- a CDS encoding NUDIX hydrolase: protein MAESRVLERRSILKGRVLDIGVERVELPGGHTTDLEILRHPGAAAILAVTDSNEIVLIRQYRHAAGEYLWEVPAGTRDGEEPPLDCARRELSEETGFTAEEWTDLGEMLPAPGYACERIHLYLARGLGRAQQKLDEDEVIAEVRPVPVAEALRWVADGTVIDAKTAVALCRAQLRGLLS, encoded by the coding sequence ATGGCCGAATCTCGTGTTCTCGAACGTCGCTCGATCCTGAAGGGACGGGTGCTCGACATCGGGGTGGAGCGGGTGGAGCTTCCCGGTGGCCATACGACGGACCTGGAGATCCTCCGTCACCCGGGCGCGGCCGCGATCCTGGCGGTCACCGATTCGAACGAGATCGTCCTCATTCGCCAGTACAGGCACGCTGCCGGGGAGTACCTCTGGGAGGTCCCTGCGGGCACGAGGGACGGCGAGGAGCCGCCCCTGGACTGTGCACGCCGGGAGTTGAGCGAAGAGACTGGGTTCACGGCCGAGGAGTGGACCGATCTGGGCGAGATGCTCCCGGCCCCGGGCTACGCCTGTGAGCGGATCCACTTGTACCTGGCCCGTGGCCTGGGCCGCGCGCAGCAGAAGTTGGACGAGGATGAGGTCATTGCAGAGGTGAGACCCGTCCCGGTTGCGGAGGCCCTGCGGTGGGTCGCGGACGGAACCGTGATCGATGCGAAGACGGCCGTCGCTCTCTGCCGCGCGCAGCTTCGGGGGCTGCTCTCGTGA
- the thrS gene encoding threonine--tRNA ligase — protein sequence MSDISIDIKGQPTAAQSGETAGAILDRAGGRGDAVGARLDGELVDLSRPLEKGGKLEPVSPKSADGLEILRHSTAHLLAQAVKRLFPSAQVTIGPVIEDGFFYDFAFERPFTPEDLEAIEAEMKKISKEKHVVSRDVADRNETIGRFEGMGEAYKAEIIRDLPDDETLTLYTQGEFTDLCRGPHVPNTKRLAAFKLTHVAGAYWRGDEKNEMLQRIYGTAFADKKELRAHLERLEEAKKRDHRKVGPALDLFSLHPIAPGMPFFHPKGTTLYNTLVEYMRGLYRRYGYSEVMTPQLYKTDLFRTSGHYDLYKDDMFLLEADGDEYGVKPMNCPGHVYLFGQGKKSYRDLPIRMADFSRLYRLERSGVLSGLTRVRGFSQDDAHIFCTPEQLDDEFAAFLEMTSEVYGAFGFEDIEVAVETRPDKFLGDEALWDEAERALMDGLTKAGFEYTVAAGDGAFYGPKIAFNFRDVLKRSWTLATIQIDCAMPDRFGVSYIKPDGKEGRPTMLHRAVLGSLERFLAILLEHTAGDFPLWLAPVQVRVLNVTDRAEEHALAVVRRLQDRGVRAEIDDRYEKLGFKIREAELQKIPVLAVVGDTEVETGAVAPRWRGDDHKGREPQSVDAFLDEVSAAVAVPGKSRDGANAVADA from the coding sequence ATGTCCGACATCTCGATCGACATCAAAGGCCAACCGACCGCTGCCCAATCTGGGGAGACAGCGGGGGCCATCCTGGACCGCGCCGGTGGGCGCGGCGACGCGGTCGGCGCTCGTCTAGACGGCGAGCTGGTCGACCTGTCCCGCCCGCTCGAGAAGGGCGGCAAACTCGAGCCGGTGTCGCCGAAGAGCGCGGACGGCTTGGAGATCCTTCGTCACTCTACGGCACACCTCCTGGCCCAAGCCGTCAAGCGTCTATTTCCGAGCGCGCAGGTCACGATCGGTCCGGTGATCGAAGACGGCTTCTTCTACGACTTCGCCTTCGAGCGTCCGTTCACTCCTGAAGACCTCGAAGCGATCGAGGCCGAGATGAAGAAGATCTCGAAGGAGAAGCACGTCGTCTCGCGCGACGTCGCCGATCGCAACGAGACCATAGGGCGATTTGAGGGAATGGGCGAGGCTTACAAGGCCGAGATCATCCGAGATCTCCCCGACGACGAGACGCTCACTCTGTACACGCAGGGCGAGTTCACCGATCTCTGTCGCGGGCCGCACGTCCCGAACACGAAGAGGCTCGCGGCCTTCAAGCTTACGCACGTGGCCGGAGCGTACTGGCGGGGCGACGAGAAGAACGAGATGCTCCAGCGCATCTACGGCACCGCTTTCGCCGACAAGAAAGAATTGAGGGCGCACCTCGAGCGCCTGGAGGAAGCGAAGAAGCGCGACCATAGGAAGGTCGGTCCGGCGCTCGACTTGTTCTCACTCCATCCCATCGCGCCGGGGATGCCGTTCTTCCACCCCAAGGGGACGACACTCTACAACACGCTCGTCGAGTACATGCGCGGCCTGTACCGGCGCTACGGCTACTCCGAGGTGATGACCCCTCAGCTCTACAAGACGGACCTGTTCCGCACGTCCGGCCATTACGACCTCTACAAGGACGACATGTTCCTGCTCGAAGCCGACGGCGACGAGTACGGCGTGAAGCCGATGAACTGTCCCGGCCACGTATACCTGTTCGGTCAGGGCAAGAAGTCGTACCGCGATCTCCCGATCCGCATGGCAGACTTCTCGCGGCTGTACCGACTCGAGCGCTCCGGCGTTCTCTCGGGACTCACGCGCGTGCGCGGGTTCTCGCAGGACGATGCACACATCTTCTGCACGCCCGAACAGCTCGACGACGAATTCGCGGCGTTCCTCGAGATGACGAGTGAAGTATACGGCGCCTTCGGGTTCGAGGACATCGAGGTCGCGGTCGAGACACGCCCCGACAAGTTCCTCGGCGACGAGGCTTTGTGGGACGAGGCCGAGCGCGCTCTGATGGACGGCCTCACGAAGGCCGGATTCGAGTACACGGTCGCTGCGGGGGACGGCGCGTTTTACGGGCCGAAGATCGCCTTCAACTTCCGGGACGTGTTGAAGCGCTCCTGGACCCTCGCCACCATCCAGATCGACTGCGCGATGCCCGACCGTTTCGGGGTCAGCTACATCAAGCCCGACGGCAAGGAGGGGCGCCCCACGATGCTCCACCGGGCGGTTCTGGGCTCCCTGGAGCGCTTCCTGGCGATCCTGCTGGAGCACACGGCGGGGGACTTTCCCCTGTGGCTGGCGCCGGTTCAGGTTCGGGTGCTAAACGTAACCGATCGCGCGGAGGAACATGCTCTCGCGGTGGTGCGTCGCCTACAGGATCGGGGCGTCAGGGCCGAGATCGACGATCGCTACGAGAAGCTCGGATTCAAGATCCGGGAGGCAGAACTACAGAAGATTCCAGTGCTTGCAGTCGTGGGAGACACAGAGGTCGAGACCGGAGCCGTGGCGCCCCGGTGGCGAGGCGATGACCACAAGGGGCGCGAGCCTCAGTCGGTCGACGCGTTCCTCGACGAGGTCTCGGCGGCCGTCGCTGTACCGGGAAAGAGCCGCGACGGCGCGAACGCAGTAGCGGACGCCTGA
- the rpmI gene encoding 50S ribosomal protein L35: MPKIRTNRSAAKRFRSTGKGKLKRAKAFSRHQMSAKTTKQKRRLRGTLLVDKADAPGLRRLMPYL; the protein is encoded by the coding sequence ATGCCTAAGATCAGAACCAACCGTTCCGCCGCAAAGCGATTCCGCTCGACCGGTAAGGGCAAGTTGAAGCGCGCCAAGGCGTTCTCTCGTCACCAGATGTCCGCGAAAACCACGAAGCAGAAGCGGCGTCTGCGGGGCACGTTGTTGGTGGATAAGGCAGACGCGCCGGGGCTCCGGCGTCTCATGCCGTACCTCTAG
- the rplT gene encoding 50S ribosomal protein L20: MPRVKRGTKARNRRKKIMKLAKGNVGGRRKLYRQARETVEKGLTYAYRDRRVRKREFRSLWIIRINAAVRAHGLSYSRFIDGLKRAGIEMDRKVLADLAMRDSNAFGQIADKAKAALAA, from the coding sequence ATGCCGAGGGTCAAGCGAGGAACAAAGGCGCGCAATCGCCGCAAAAAGATCATGAAGCTCGCGAAGGGCAATGTCGGAGGGCGGCGTAAGCTGTACCGACAGGCCCGCGAGACGGTCGAAAAGGGGCTGACGTACGCTTATCGCGACCGTCGGGTTCGCAAGCGCGAGTTCCGCTCGCTCTGGATCATCCGGATCAACGCGGCCGTACGCGCTCATGGCCTGTCCTACAGCCGGTTCATCGACGGGCTGAAGCGGGCAGGGATCGAGATGGATCGCAAGGTTCTCGCGGATCTCGCTATGCGGGATTCGAATGCCTTTGGGCAGATCGCAGACAAGGCCAAGGCGGCGTTGGCCGCCTGA
- a CDS encoding integration host factor subunit alpha has product MTKADIVERIFERARVSKKDASDVVDLVFEVIKIELEGGDKVKVSGFGNFVVHDKRPRKGRNPQTGEEIIISGRRVLSFKASQVLKGTINHGFVDPASPESSDS; this is encoded by the coding sequence ATGACCAAGGCCGACATCGTTGAACGGATCTTCGAGCGCGCCCGTGTGTCCAAGAAGGACGCATCGGACGTGGTCGACCTGGTCTTCGAAGTGATCAAGATCGAGCTCGAGGGCGGCGACAAGGTGAAGGTGTCCGGCTTCGGTAACTTCGTCGTCCACGACAAGCGTCCCCGCAAGGGCCGCAACCCACAGACCGGTGAGGAGATCATCATCTCCGGCCGCCGGGTGCTGTCCTTCAAGGCGAGTCAGGTGCTGAAGGGCACCATCAATCACGGCTTCGTCGACCCGGCCTCGCCGGAATCGTCCGACTCCTGA
- a CDS encoding protein-L-isoaspartate(D-aspartate) O-methyltransferase: MMFDRARHRMVEDQLLARGVQDPRVLHAMGRVPRHEFVEEALRHRAYDECSLPIGYGQTISLPYTVGLMTEALELEGTERVLEVGTGSGYQTAVLAALCANVFTVERLAPLAMRTRKLLDQQGLYNVALQIGDGTIGWKAEAPFDAIVVTAGGPELPRPLLSQLRRGGRLVAPVGDGENQSLVRLRVDASGIQEEVIADCRFVKLLGRFGFAQ; this comes from the coding sequence GTGATGTTCGACCGCGCGCGCCACCGGATGGTCGAGGATCAGCTGCTGGCGCGCGGCGTGCAGGATCCGCGTGTTCTGCACGCGATGGGGCGGGTGCCTCGGCACGAGTTCGTCGAGGAAGCTCTGCGCCACCGGGCCTACGACGAATGCTCGTTGCCCATCGGCTACGGCCAGACGATCTCGCTCCCCTACACGGTGGGACTCATGACCGAGGCCCTGGAACTCGAGGGCACGGAGCGGGTCCTCGAGGTCGGAACCGGCTCCGGGTACCAGACGGCGGTCCTGGCGGCGCTGTGCGCGAACGTTTTCACCGTGGAGCGCCTGGCGCCCCTAGCCATGCGTACGCGCAAGCTTTTGGATCAGCAGGGCCTGTACAACGTCGCCCTCCAGATCGGGGACGGGACCATCGGCTGGAAGGCCGAGGCCCCCTTCGACGCGATCGTGGTGACCGCCGGGGGCCCCGAGCTCCCCCGGCCACTTCTGTCGCAGCTGCGCCGAGGGGGCCGGCTCGTCGCTCCGGTCGGAGACGGGGAGAATCAGTCGCTCGTCCGGCTGCGTGTCGACGCATCCGGGATCCAGGAAGAGGTCATCGCCGACTGCCGATTCGTGAAGCTCCTCGGCAGGTTCGGCTTCGCACAGTAG
- a CDS encoding M23 family metallopeptidase — protein sequence MALLLVVLAAGCSSKRVRGSWTGEPVPDGHFKWPAEGRISSLFGPRGKANHDGIDIAASEGTPVFSAAPGVVLFSGVLRGYGQVVIVGHAYGLSSVYAHNREMFVRTGARVRRGSVIASVGRTGRATGPNLHFEIRRENVALNPLQYLPRRTPAVIAGKRPLQIGG from the coding sequence TTGGCGTTGCTCCTCGTGGTGCTGGCGGCCGGATGCAGCAGCAAACGCGTTCGGGGCAGCTGGACCGGCGAGCCGGTTCCGGACGGCCATTTCAAATGGCCGGCGGAGGGCCGTATCAGCTCGTTGTTTGGGCCACGTGGCAAGGCCAACCACGACGGCATCGACATCGCCGCGTCGGAGGGCACGCCGGTGTTCTCGGCGGCGCCCGGCGTCGTGCTCTTCAGCGGGGTGCTGCGCGGCTATGGGCAGGTGGTGATCGTCGGTCACGCCTATGGCCTAAGCTCGGTTTACGCCCACAACCGGGAGATGTTTGTCCGAACGGGGGCTCGCGTGCGCCGGGGCAGTGTGATTGCATCGGTGGGACGCACCGGGCGAGCCACGGGGCCGAATCTCCATTTCGAGATCCGGCGCGAGAACGTGGCGCTCAACCCGCTGCAGTATCTGCCACGCCGCACCCCGGCCGTCATTGCCGGCAAGCGGCCCCTGCAAATCGGAGGTTGA
- a CDS encoding adenine phosphoribosyltransferase gives MSEYLKGLIRDVPDFPKPGIVFKDITPLLNDSKGLPEAVAAMAEPFRGKVDTVLGIESRGFIFGAPVAIALGVGLSLVRKPGKLPSETKQMTYELEYGTDTLEIHTDAIPKGGRVVLVDDLLATGGTAAAAVKLVDQLGGDLVGASFLIELGFLPGRGKVSPVPVHSVIRYD, from the coding sequence TTGTCGGAGTACCTGAAGGGGCTCATCCGTGACGTTCCGGATTTCCCCAAGCCTGGCATCGTGTTCAAGGACATCACCCCGCTTCTGAACGACAGCAAAGGACTGCCGGAGGCCGTCGCGGCCATGGCCGAGCCGTTCCGCGGGAAGGTCGATACCGTACTCGGCATCGAGTCGCGTGGGTTCATCTTCGGAGCGCCGGTCGCGATCGCGCTCGGCGTCGGTCTCTCTTTGGTCCGCAAGCCGGGCAAGCTTCCTTCCGAGACCAAGCAGATGACGTACGAACTCGAGTACGGCACGGACACGCTCGAGATCCACACCGATGCCATCCCTAAGGGTGGACGCGTGGTTCTCGTCGACGATCTCCTGGCGACGGGCGGGACTGCGGCGGCCGCCGTTAAGTTGGTGGATCAGCTGGGTGGGGACCTGGTGGGCGCGTCCTTCCTGATCGAACTCGGGTTCCTGCCGGGTCGCGGCAAGGTCTCTCCGGTTCCCGTGCACTCCGTGATCCGCTACGACTAA